The following proteins come from a genomic window of Phycisphaeraceae bacterium:
- a CDS encoding HAD hydrolase-like protein: MPRRVVSGKLADRNDHAVARMVKSLLLWDIDGTILRSGGAGMKAMYKVAGRLFGEHHTWEGIDPGGNLDPAIFAEFARINKLDNDPVHHDNFHDHYLIELKAELEAAREAVRAMPGIYEIFDTLRQRAKVRRDIVMGLLTGNYTKAVPLKLEAVGVNPEWFEVTAFGDEGRTRPDLVAVALRKYEKLTGTPADPRHVIIIGDTPRDVDCAHAHGCVCFAVATGGHSMDALRAAGADVVVADLADPSPLFNLIDAG, from the coding sequence GTGCCTCGTCGTGTTGTGTCGGGTAAGCTGGCGGATAGGAATGATCACGCAGTCGCACGCATGGTTAAATCACTACTTCTCTGGGATATCGATGGCACGATCCTGCGCTCCGGCGGAGCGGGGATGAAGGCCATGTATAAAGTCGCCGGTCGGCTTTTTGGTGAGCATCACACATGGGAGGGCATCGATCCGGGAGGCAACCTCGACCCCGCGATTTTTGCCGAGTTTGCCCGCATCAATAAGCTCGATAACGATCCAGTCCATCACGATAATTTTCATGACCATTACCTCATCGAGCTTAAGGCTGAGCTTGAAGCTGCGCGAGAGGCAGTGCGGGCGATGCCCGGCATATACGAAATTTTCGACACGCTGCGGCAGCGGGCCAAGGTGAGACGTGACATTGTGATGGGATTGCTTACGGGTAACTACACCAAAGCTGTCCCGCTGAAACTTGAAGCGGTCGGCGTTAACCCCGAATGGTTTGAGGTAACAGCCTTTGGCGATGAAGGTCGGACACGCCCTGATTTAGTGGCGGTTGCTCTGCGGAAGTATGAAAAACTCACCGGTACTCCGGCTGATCCACGGCATGTGATTATCATCGGTGACACGCCGCGAGATGTGGACTGCGCCCACGCCCACGGCTGTGTCTGTTTCGCCGTCGCCACGGGTGGTCACTCGATGGACGCGCTTCGCGCAGCCGGTGCGGATGTTGTTGTCGCTGATTTAGCTGACCCCTCGCCTTTGTTCAATCTGATTGATGCTGGCTGA